A genomic window from Streptomyces sp. 846.5 includes:
- a CDS encoding ATP-binding protein: MHVRGDVPPDPGISGAGSGPGSAPEILGVEGVWRFAAPAVDASVPQARHAIRDLLMAQGLGDARHDELLQGMLLIISELVTNAVKHAALLSPQIVVEVVIGSGWVRLSVEDSHPYRPKALQNDFARTGGRGLLLVKAITMEAGGVCDVERTADGGKVVWASLPLPRTG; encoded by the coding sequence ATGCATGTCCGAGGAGACGTCCCTCCCGATCCCGGCATCAGCGGTGCAGGCTCAGGCCCCGGCTCGGCTCCCGAGATCCTCGGGGTCGAGGGCGTCTGGCGGTTCGCCGCACCCGCCGTGGACGCCTCCGTCCCGCAGGCCAGGCACGCGATCCGGGATCTGCTGATGGCGCAGGGTCTCGGGGACGCGCGGCACGACGAACTGCTGCAGGGAATGCTGCTGATCATCTCCGAGCTGGTCACCAATGCCGTCAAGCACGCCGCGCTGCTCTCCCCGCAGATCGTGGTGGAGGTCGTCATCGGCTCTGGCTGGGTGCGGCTGTCGGTCGAGGACAGCCACCCCTACCGGCCGAAGGCGCTGCAGAACGACTTCGCCCGCACCGGCGGCCGCGGGCTGCTGCTGGTGAAGGCGATCACCATGGAGGCCGGCGGGGTGTGCGACGTGGAGCGCACCGCCGACGGCGGCAAGGTGGTCTGGGCCTCCCTGCCGCTACCGAGAACGGGGTAG